In Feifania hominis, the following are encoded in one genomic region:
- a CDS encoding iron-containing alcohol dehydrogenase, translating to MARFTLPRDLYHGKGSLEELKNLKGSKAIVVVGGGSMKRFGFLDKAVGYLKEAGMEVELFENVEPDPSVETVMKGAEAMRKFQPDWIVAMGGGSPIDAAKAMWAFYEYPDVTFEDLCKPFNFPTLRQKARFCAIPSTSGTATEVTAFSVITDYQKGIKYPLADFNITPDVAIVDPELAEKMPQKLTAHTGMDAMTHAIEAYVSTLNCDYTDPLALHAIKMIHELLKKSYDGDMDARDHMHNAQCLAGMAFSNALLGIVHSMAHKTGAAYSGGHIVHGCANAMYLPKVIKFNSKNAVAAERYADIARFIGLKGNTTAELVDALIAELRAMNVSLNIPMCIKDYEGGIIDEKEFLEKLPTVATLAIGDACTGSNPRIPTQEEMEKLLKACYYDLEIDF from the coding sequence ATGGCACGTTTTACATTACCGAGAGATCTGTACCACGGCAAGGGCTCTTTGGAAGAGCTGAAAAACCTCAAGGGCAGCAAGGCGATTGTTGTTGTCGGCGGCGGTTCGATGAAGCGTTTCGGCTTTCTCGACAAAGCGGTCGGCTACCTCAAAGAGGCTGGCATGGAAGTGGAACTCTTTGAGAATGTCGAGCCCGATCCGAGTGTTGAGACTGTCATGAAAGGCGCCGAGGCCATGCGCAAATTTCAGCCCGACTGGATCGTCGCCATGGGCGGCGGCTCCCCGATTGACGCCGCGAAAGCGATGTGGGCATTCTATGAGTATCCGGATGTGACCTTTGAGGACCTCTGCAAGCCTTTCAACTTCCCGACACTTCGTCAGAAAGCCCGCTTCTGCGCCATCCCGTCCACTTCGGGCACGGCGACTGAGGTGACTGCGTTCTCGGTCATCACCGACTACCAGAAGGGCATCAAATACCCGCTGGCTGACTTTAACATCACCCCGGATGTTGCGATTGTCGACCCGGAGCTCGCGGAGAAAATGCCCCAGAAGCTCACCGCTCACACCGGTATGGATGCGATGACTCATGCCATTGAGGCCTATGTGTCCACCCTGAACTGCGACTACACCGATCCGCTTGCGCTGCATGCGATCAAGATGATCCACGAGCTGCTCAAGAAATCCTACGACGGCGATATGGACGCTCGTGACCACATGCACAACGCCCAGTGCCTCGCCGGTATGGCGTTCTCGAACGCGCTGCTCGGCATCGTGCACTCCATGGCTCACAAGACCGGCGCTGCTTATTCCGGCGGTCACATTGTCCACGGCTGCGCAAACGCGATGTACCTGCCGAAAGTCATCAAATTCAACTCCAAGAACGCTGTCGCGGCGGAGCGCTATGCCGATATCGCCCGCTTCATCGGCCTGAAAGGCAACACCACCGCTGAGCTTGTCGACGCCCTGATCGCCGAGCTGCGCGCGATGAACGTCTCGCTCAACATCCCGATGTGCATCAAGGACTACGAGGGCGGCATCATCGACGAGAAAGAGTTCCTTGAGAAACTGCCGACTGTTGCCACGCTCGCCATCGGCGACGCCTGCACCGGTTCCAACCCGCGTATCCCGACCCAGGAGGAGATGGAGAAACTCCTCAAAGCCTGCTACTACGATCTCGAGATCGATTTCTAA
- a CDS encoding phospho-sugar mutase, with translation MDYRQQYQAFQSALEGTVYAAELRALALDEKALEDAFYKDLEFGTAGMRGIIGLGTNRMNIFTVRRSTQGLADYLKQLGRESDGVAIAYDSRLMSETFARETALVLCQNGVRVYLYRTLHSVPQLSYAVLKLHTAAGVVITASHNPPQYNGYKVYGDDGGQLAVEDAAIVTQYIAAADLFSVRPMEETEALRRGLLTYIGDELDEQYYADVESLVLNPGAVEQAGGSLSVVYTPLHGTGNIPVRRVLTDIGIRKLHVVREQELPDPEFPTVKAPNPEEPDAFVLARRLADRVDADLILGTDPDCDRLGVCVRGRGGDFHVLTGNQIGCLLLDYILSQNEGRLRGDEFVVKSLVSTRMADVIAAHYGVELREVLTGFKFIAEQIKLSERSAKGRFLFGFEESYGYLAGTFVHDKDACIASMLVTEMACFYSLRGMTLWDALESLYERYGMFCEKVLSWTLTGIEGLGRIKGAVASLRSAPPETIGAHRVLALRDYERRVRVDFVHGGESAISLPQSDVLYFELSDDASFIVRPSGTEPKLKAYLCASAASRDEAQRKFNALFESVTKLLDKLTQE, from the coding sequence ATGGATTACAGGCAGCAATATCAGGCCTTTCAGTCGGCTCTCGAGGGCACGGTGTACGCGGCGGAACTGCGCGCGCTCGCCCTGGATGAAAAAGCCCTTGAGGACGCCTTTTACAAGGATCTCGAATTTGGAACCGCCGGAATGCGCGGCATCATCGGCCTTGGTACCAATCGTATGAACATCTTCACTGTGCGGCGCAGCACGCAGGGCCTCGCCGACTATCTCAAGCAGCTCGGGCGTGAGAGCGACGGCGTCGCGATCGCCTATGACTCGCGGCTCATGAGCGAGACTTTTGCCCGGGAGACGGCGCTCGTCCTCTGCCAAAACGGCGTTCGGGTATACCTTTATCGCACGCTTCACAGTGTGCCGCAGCTCTCCTACGCCGTGCTCAAGCTCCACACAGCGGCCGGCGTTGTCATCACGGCGAGCCACAACCCGCCCCAGTACAACGGCTATAAGGTCTACGGCGACGACGGCGGCCAGCTCGCTGTGGAGGATGCCGCCATCGTCACGCAATACATCGCTGCGGCCGACCTCTTCTCGGTGCGTCCCATGGAGGAGACCGAGGCTCTTCGCCGGGGTCTTCTCACCTACATCGGCGACGAGCTCGACGAGCAGTACTACGCCGATGTGGAGAGCCTTGTTTTAAACCCCGGGGCGGTCGAGCAGGCGGGCGGTTCCCTGTCGGTCGTCTACACGCCGCTCCACGGGACGGGCAACATCCCCGTGCGGCGGGTTCTCACGGACATCGGCATTCGCAAGCTCCATGTGGTGCGCGAGCAGGAGCTTCCCGATCCCGAGTTTCCCACCGTCAAAGCGCCCAATCCCGAGGAGCCTGACGCCTTTGTCCTCGCGCGCCGCCTTGCCGACAGAGTGGACGCCGACCTCATCCTCGGCACCGACCCAGACTGCGACCGGCTTGGCGTCTGCGTGCGCGGCCGCGGCGGCGACTTTCATGTTCTCACTGGCAACCAGATCGGCTGTCTGCTGCTCGACTACATCCTCTCACAGAACGAGGGGCGCCTGCGCGGCGACGAATTTGTGGTAAAGTCCCTCGTCTCCACCCGCATGGCGGACGTCATCGCCGCACACTACGGCGTGGAACTGCGAGAGGTTCTCACCGGCTTCAAGTTCATCGCCGAGCAGATTAAGCTCAGCGAGCGCAGCGCAAAGGGACGCTTCCTCTTCGGCTTTGAGGAGAGCTACGGCTATCTCGCCGGCACCTTTGTCCACGACAAGGACGCCTGCATCGCCTCCATGCTGGTCACGGAGATGGCCTGCTTCTACTCCCTGCGGGGTATGACGCTCTGGGATGCTCTCGAGTCGCTCTATGAGCGCTACGGCATGTTCTGCGAGAAGGTGCTCTCCTGGACTCTCACCGGCATCGAGGGACTCGGCAGGATCAAGGGGGCCGTGGCGTCGCTTCGCAGCGCTCCGCCGGAGACCATCGGCGCGCACCGCGTGCTCGCATTGCGCGACTACGAGCGCCGGGTGCGCGTGGATTTCGTGCACGGCGGCGAGAGCGCCATCTCTCTGCCTCAGTCGGATGTGCTCTACTTTGAGCTGTCGGATGATGCGAGCTTCATCGTTCGCCCCTCCGGCACCGAGCCGAAGCTAAAAGCCTACCTCTGCGCGAGCGCGGCATCGCGCGATGAGGCCCAGAGAAAGTTCAACGCTCTCTTCGAGAGCGTCACAAAACTGCTTGACAAGCTCACACAGGAATAA
- a CDS encoding DUF5655 domain-containing protein, with product MLREPSEDLFLFFDKLPAALPLFEALDERIASELGASTRKVQRTQITYKNRYNFACISLPVRRVKGWPEVCIIVTFGLGRRLLSARIAVATEPYPNRWTHHVTVSDTQEIDAELMGWLREAYEFSMSKK from the coding sequence ATGCTCAGAGAGCCGAGTGAGGACCTTTTTCTGTTCTTTGACAAACTGCCGGCGGCACTGCCGCTCTTTGAGGCGCTCGACGAGCGCATCGCCAGTGAGCTCGGCGCGTCGACACGCAAGGTTCAGCGAACGCAGATCACCTATAAAAACCGGTATAACTTTGCCTGCATCTCGCTGCCTGTGCGCAGAGTGAAAGGCTGGCCGGAGGTCTGCATCATTGTCACATTCGGTCTGGGGAGGCGCCTCCTGTCTGCGCGCATTGCCGTAGCGACTGAGCCGTATCCCAATCGGTGGACTCACCACGTGACGGTCTCAGACACGCAGGAGATTGACGCCGAACTGATGGGCTGGCTCAGAGAGGCCTATGAGTTCTCGATGAGCAAGAAATAG
- the rpmE gene encoding 50S ribosomal protein L31, protein MKEGIHPKYEKTTIRCACGEVIETGSTKSDIKVEICSKCHPFYTGKQKLVDSGGRVDKFNKRFGLNK, encoded by the coding sequence ATGAAAGAGGGTATCCATCCGAAGTACGAGAAGACGACCATCCGCTGCGCGTGCGGCGAGGTGATCGAAACCGGCTCGACGAAGAGCGACATCAAGGTTGAAATCTGCTCCAAGTGCCATCCTTTCTATACCGGCAAACAGAAGCTGGTCGATTCGGGCGGCCGTGTTGACAAGTTCAACAAGAGATTTGGCCTGAACAAGTAA
- a CDS encoding GNAT family N-acetyltransferase, translated as MESQTAVLRAATAADAENLLKIYAPYVRETAITFEYDVPSVEEFAGRIESVLKKYPYLVAQRGDEILGYAYAGSFHARPAYDWAVEVSIYVDRDKKRTGIGSMLYRALEATLREQGILNVNACIAYPEVEDEYLTRNSVGFHEHLGYRWVGEFRKCGYKFDRWYNMVWMEKHIGEHQSAQPAPKTFEEVRGIIREKYHIE; from the coding sequence GTGGAAAGTCAGACTGCAGTGCTCAGGGCCGCGACTGCGGCCGATGCCGAAAATCTTTTGAAAATCTATGCTCCCTATGTCAGAGAGACTGCCATAACGTTTGAGTATGACGTGCCGTCTGTGGAGGAGTTTGCCGGCCGCATCGAAAGCGTTTTGAAGAAATACCCCTATCTTGTGGCGCAGCGGGGAGACGAGATTTTGGGATACGCCTATGCCGGCAGCTTTCATGCGCGCCCGGCCTATGACTGGGCGGTGGAGGTCTCCATCTATGTGGACCGTGACAAAAAGAGAACGGGCATCGGCTCCATGCTCTACCGGGCGCTTGAGGCAACGCTGAGAGAGCAGGGGATTTTGAATGTCAACGCCTGCATTGCCTATCCGGAGGTCGAGGACGAGTATCTGACCAGAAACAGCGTGGGGTTTCACGAACATCTGGGCTATCGCTGGGTGGGAGAGTTTCGCAAGTGCGGCTATAAATTCGACCGCTGGTACAACATGGTCTGGATGGAGAAACACATCGGCGAGCACCAAAGTGCCCAGCCTGCGCCAAAGACCTTTGAAGAGGTGCGCGGCATCATACGGGAGAAGTACCACATTGAGTGA
- a CDS encoding VanW family protein, giving the protein MGRRLFCEISPLTYRISVCRCRAMRHIQNLWRLKNCARQKSETRLPVVVYEQKSLMRRRLGNVDMLLQENKVVNLNIAAPRVSGIIIKPGETFSFWKLVGPCSARRGYREGLVITRGRTGRGIGGGMCQFTNLIHWLVLHTPLTIVEHHHHDGMDLFPDYGRQIPFGTGTSIMYNYLDYRFQNNTDQAYQLIVYTTEEYLCGEIRTTAALPVKYHIVTQNERFVREGGQVYRTGEVYRTQIDKATGETIARQLIKRNHARVMYDVSERSAVL; this is encoded by the coding sequence ATGGGACGCAGGCTGTTCTGTGAAATTTCGCCGCTGACCTACCGGATCTCGGTCTGCAGATGCAGAGCCATGCGGCACATTCAAAATCTGTGGCGGCTGAAAAACTGTGCCCGACAGAAGAGCGAGACCCGGCTGCCGGTTGTCGTCTATGAGCAGAAATCCCTGATGCGCCGCAGACTCGGCAACGTGGACATGCTTTTGCAGGAGAATAAGGTTGTGAATCTGAACATTGCCGCGCCGAGGGTGTCGGGAATTATAATAAAGCCCGGCGAGACCTTTTCGTTTTGGAAGCTCGTCGGGCCCTGCAGCGCGCGCAGAGGCTACCGGGAGGGGCTGGTCATCACCCGCGGCCGGACGGGCCGCGGAATCGGCGGAGGCATGTGTCAGTTCACCAATCTGATTCACTGGCTGGTGCTCCACACGCCGCTTACCATCGTCGAGCACCACCACCACGACGGCATGGATCTCTTCCCGGATTATGGGCGGCAGATTCCGTTTGGAACGGGCACGTCCATCATGTACAACTATCTGGATTACCGGTTTCAAAACAACACCGATCAGGCATACCAGCTCATTGTCTACACCACGGAGGAGTATCTCTGCGGTGAAATTCGGACAACGGCGGCCCTGCCGGTGAAGTACCATATTGTCACGCAGAACGAGCGCTTTGTCCGCGAGGGCGGCCAGGTTTACCGGACCGGCGAAGTGTACCGCACCCAGATCGACAAGGCCACAGGGGAGACGATTGCAAGACAGCTTATCAAACGCAACCACGCCCGGGTGATGTACGATGTCAGCGAACGCTCTGCGGTCCTGTGA
- a CDS encoding MATE family efflux transporter, which produces MRHREPPAFLTGQPLFSQLDLKRLIFPLVVEQVLAITVGMIDTVMISNVGEAAVSGVSLVDMVSNVIISIFAALATGGAVVAAQFIGSRNYDEARESANQLVMVMGLISVVITALALAFKRPLMELLFGHIEPDVMASSVTYLTITGLSYPFLAVYNGCAALFRSNGNSRISMKISIIMNLINLVGNSILIFGFRMGVTGAALATLAARVTAAVVIFCLLRHPDNVIRISFSRRTRFRPHLVRRILGIGIPNGLENSFFQFGRVLVLGIISSFGTVQIAANAVANNLSGLGCIPGQAMNLAMITVVGQCVGARDYPQADWFAKKLMRITYLVTAALNFVILCALPLLLNIYNLAGTLSADTLDLAYRLVFIHNGMAILIWPLAFTLPNALRAANDVRFTMGISIFSMLAFRLVSSYVMGIQLQMGAIGVWVAMILDWLFRSVCFAARFLSGKWKVTAERVQHQSVS; this is translated from the coding sequence ATGCGTCACAGGGAACCGCCGGCCTTTCTGACCGGCCAGCCTCTGTTCTCTCAACTTGATCTCAAGCGTCTGATCTTTCCGCTTGTGGTGGAGCAGGTGCTCGCCATAACCGTCGGCATGATCGACACCGTGATGATTTCCAACGTCGGCGAGGCCGCTGTCTCAGGCGTTTCACTGGTCGACATGGTATCCAACGTCATCATCAGCATCTTTGCAGCCCTCGCAACCGGCGGCGCGGTGGTTGCGGCCCAGTTCATCGGCAGCCGCAACTACGACGAGGCCCGCGAGAGCGCAAACCAGCTCGTCATGGTCATGGGGCTCATCTCCGTGGTCATCACTGCTCTGGCCCTCGCGTTCAAACGGCCCCTGATGGAGCTCTTGTTCGGCCATATCGAGCCCGACGTCATGGCAAGTTCGGTCACCTATCTGACCATCACAGGTCTCTCCTACCCGTTTCTCGCCGTCTACAACGGGTGTGCGGCCCTCTTTCGCTCCAACGGCAACTCGCGCATCTCGATGAAAATCTCCATCATTATGAACCTGATCAATCTCGTCGGCAATTCCATTCTGATCTTCGGCTTCCGAATGGGCGTCACCGGCGCGGCGCTGGCCACCCTCGCCGCGCGCGTGACGGCGGCCGTCGTCATCTTCTGTCTGCTGCGCCACCCGGACAATGTGATTCGCATCTCCTTTTCCCGGCGCACACGCTTTCGCCCCCATCTTGTGCGGCGCATTCTCGGCATCGGTATTCCAAACGGGCTAGAAAACAGCTTTTTCCAATTCGGGCGCGTGCTGGTGCTCGGCATCATCTCCTCGTTCGGCACCGTGCAGATTGCGGCAAACGCCGTGGCAAACAATCTCAGCGGCCTCGGCTGCATACCCGGGCAGGCAATGAATCTCGCCATGATCACGGTGGTCGGTCAGTGTGTCGGCGCGCGGGACTATCCGCAGGCCGACTGGTTCGCCAAAAAGCTCATGCGCATCACCTACCTTGTGACGGCGGCGCTCAATTTCGTCATACTGTGTGCTCTGCCGCTGCTGCTGAACATCTACAACCTCGCCGGCACTCTCTCGGCCGACACGCTTGATCTCGCCTACCGGCTCGTCTTCATCCACAACGGCATGGCCATTCTGATCTGGCCGCTCGCCTTTACTCTGCCAAATGCCCTGCGCGCGGCAAATGACGTGCGCTTTACCATGGGGATTTCCATCTTCTCCATGCTCGCCTTTCGCCTTGTGTCGAGCTATGTAATGGGGATTCAGCTTCAGATGGGGGCTATTGGCGTCTGGGTCGCCATGATTCTCGACTGGCTCTTCCGCTCCGTCTGCTTTGCGGCGCGCTTTCTCTCCGGCAAGTGGAAAGTGACCGCCGAGCGGGTCCAGCATCAAAGCGTTTCATGA
- a CDS encoding peptidoglycan recognition protein family protein, with protein MGVTRRFYKEGYMELIERFLTKNRCYTNAIGIKVTGLMLHSVGVGQPRAEVFINRWNNPEVSVCVHAFAQADGKVYQTLPWDYKAWHAGGLANSYYSAGVRCGYVGVEMTEPASLHYTGSGSSFTDSDPAATRTFLNEVFHVAVELFAQLCKKYSLDPMRDIISHAEGHRMGIASDHDDPDALWSRYPELGLSMDRFRSAVKTRMEQEEPMTQQDFDRMMQDYNARNNPTYNTVEQVPAYWQAETQQLVDAGAIGGDGVSPLGVTRSELKAAIIAKRYTDAKLEERA; from the coding sequence ATGGGAGTGACCCGGCGCTTTTACAAGGAGGGCTATATGGAACTGATCGAACGATTCCTGACCAAAAACAGATGCTACACCAATGCGATCGGGATCAAGGTCACGGGGCTGATGCTCCACTCGGTGGGGGTCGGCCAGCCGCGGGCAGAGGTCTTCATCAACCGCTGGAACAACCCTGAGGTATCGGTCTGCGTACACGCTTTCGCCCAGGCCGACGGCAAGGTCTATCAGACACTGCCGTGGGACTACAAGGCATGGCATGCGGGCGGGCTTGCTAACAGCTATTACTCCGCAGGGGTGCGCTGCGGCTATGTCGGCGTGGAGATGACCGAACCCGCCAGCTTACACTACACGGGCTCGGGCAGCAGCTTCACCGACAGTGACCCCGCGGCGACGCGCACCTTTTTGAATGAGGTGTTTCATGTTGCCGTCGAGCTCTTTGCCCAGCTCTGCAAAAAGTACTCCCTTGACCCCATGCGCGACATCATCAGCCACGCCGAGGGCCACAGAATGGGCATCGCGAGCGACCACGACGACCCGGACGCTCTCTGGAGCAGGTACCCGGAGCTCGGCTTGAGCATGGATCGCTTCCGCTCGGCGGTCAAAACCCGGATGGAACAGGAGGAACCCATGACACAGCAGGACTTTGACAGGATGATGCAGGACTACAACGCCCGCAACAACCCGACCTACAACACGGTAGAGCAGGTACCTGCATATTGGCAGGCGGAGACACAGCAGCTTGTTGATGCGGGAGCCATCGGCGGGGACGGCGTGTCGCCTCTGGGCGTCACCCGAAGCGAGCTCAAAGCCGCAATCATCGCCAAGCGCTACACCGACGCAAAACTCGAAGAAAGAGCCTGA
- a CDS encoding glucose-6-phosphate isomerase yields the protein MGIQLKQNGLAGFLEPEDLAGMAPLVEACAGQLARGDGLGADALGWIELPRRYDKAEFERIQAAAKKIQADSEVLVVIGIGGSYLGARAALEFVHSPLYNSRAGKSTPDIYFVGNNLSSTYINEVIELIGERDFSVNVISKSGTTTEPAIAFRVFKKLLEQKYGKPGAARRIYATTDREKGALKSLADAEGYETFVVPDDIGGRYSVLTAVGLLPMAASGIDLGAVMRGADDARAACAESDFSKNQCRQYAALRHCLFNRGKVIEILVNYEPRLTQFGEWYKQLFAESEGKNKKGIFPTSANFSTDLHSIGQFIQDGSRNLFETVLWCPKAERPLVIEADEANIDGLNFLAGRSMQFVNSKAYAGTLLAHMDGGVPNIVLELDDIDAYHFGYTVYFFEMACALSGYLFGLNPFNQPGVESYKTNMFTLLHKPGYEQGAAQLEQRLSQ from the coding sequence TTGGGAATCCAATTAAAGCAAAACGGACTTGCGGGCTTTTTAGAGCCTGAGGATCTCGCGGGGATGGCCCCGCTTGTCGAGGCCTGCGCCGGACAGCTTGCGCGCGGCGACGGTCTCGGTGCGGACGCACTCGGCTGGATCGAGCTGCCCCGTCGCTACGACAAGGCGGAATTCGAGCGCATTCAGGCCGCGGCGAAAAAAATCCAGGCCGACAGCGAGGTGCTTGTTGTCATCGGCATCGGCGGCTCCTATCTCGGTGCGCGCGCGGCGCTCGAATTTGTGCACTCCCCTCTCTACAACAGCCGCGCGGGCAAGAGCACGCCCGACATCTACTTTGTCGGCAACAACCTGAGCTCCACCTACATCAACGAGGTGATCGAGCTGATCGGTGAGCGCGACTTCTCGGTGAACGTCATCTCGAAGTCCGGCACGACCACTGAGCCCGCCATCGCCTTTCGCGTCTTCAAAAAACTCCTCGAGCAGAAGTACGGCAAGCCGGGCGCGGCGCGGCGCATCTACGCGACGACCGACCGCGAAAAGGGCGCGCTCAAGTCTCTGGCGGACGCCGAGGGCTACGAGACCTTTGTTGTACCCGACGACATCGGCGGGCGCTACTCGGTGCTCACGGCGGTGGGCTTACTGCCTATGGCGGCGAGCGGCATCGACCTTGGCGCCGTCATGCGCGGTGCAGACGACGCGCGCGCGGCCTGCGCCGAGAGCGACTTTTCCAAAAACCAGTGCCGTCAGTATGCGGCGCTTCGTCACTGCCTGTTCAACCGCGGCAAGGTCATTGAAATTCTTGTCAACTACGAGCCGCGCCTGACCCAGTTCGGCGAGTGGTACAAGCAGCTCTTCGCCGAGAGCGAGGGCAAAAACAAAAAGGGCATCTTTCCGACGAGCGCCAACTTCTCGACTGATCTGCACTCAATCGGCCAGTTCATTCAGGACGGCAGCCGCAACCTCTTCGAGACGGTTCTCTGGTGCCCCAAGGCCGAGCGGCCGCTTGTGATTGAGGCCGACGAGGCCAATATTGACGGGCTGAACTTTCTCGCAGGCCGGAGCATGCAGTTTGTTAACAGCAAGGCCTACGCCGGAACGCTTCTCGCCCACATGGACGGCGGTGTGCCGAACATCGTGCTGGAACTCGACGACATCGACGCCTACCACTTCGGCTACACGGTCTATTTCTTCGAGATGGCCTGTGCGCTCAGCGGCTATCTGTTCGGCCTGAATCCGTTCAACCAGCCCGGCGTCGAGAGTTACAAGACCAATATGTTCACGCTGCTTCACAAGCCCGGCTACGAGCAGGGAGCAGCGCAGCTCGAGCAGCGTCTGTCGCAGTAG
- a CDS encoding sulfide/dihydroorotate dehydrogenase-like FAD/NAD-binding protein encodes MFRIVKKQELNPTVTKMVIEAPLIARKAEPGQFIIFRATEDGERVPLTIADYDREAGTVTIIYQIVGGATMELNRLNEGDCLHDFVGPLGTPSHVEGLKKVAVVGGGVGCAIAYPIAKKLHELGAEVHAIVGFRNRDLVILEDEFKAVSNRMKMMTDDGSYGEKGLVTNALEQLIKEGNQYDEVIAIGPLVMMKFVCKLTKEYDIKTIVSMNPIMIDGTGMCGGCRLTVGGETKFACVDGPDFDGHLVDFDEALHRGSMYREFEQHAREAECELLKKEVR; translated from the coding sequence ATGTTTCGCATTGTAAAAAAGCAGGAACTCAACCCGACCGTCACCAAGATGGTCATTGAGGCGCCCCTGATTGCCCGAAAGGCCGAGCCCGGCCAGTTTATCATCTTTCGCGCCACGGAGGATGGCGAGCGCGTGCCGCTGACCATTGCCGACTACGACCGCGAGGCCGGAACCGTCACGATCATCTATCAGATTGTCGGCGGCGCGACCATGGAGCTCAACCGCCTGAATGAGGGCGACTGTCTGCACGATTTCGTCGGCCCGCTCGGCACACCGAGCCACGTTGAGGGCCTCAAAAAAGTCGCTGTCGTGGGCGGCGGCGTCGGCTGCGCCATCGCGTATCCGATCGCGAAAAAGCTCCACGAACTCGGCGCCGAGGTGCACGCAATCGTCGGCTTTCGCAACAGGGATCTTGTCATTTTGGAGGATGAGTTCAAGGCCGTCAGCAACAGAATGAAAATGATGACCGACGATGGCAGCTACGGCGAGAAAGGCCTTGTGACAAACGCGCTCGAGCAGCTTATCAAAGAGGGAAACCAGTATGACGAGGTCATTGCAATCGGGCCGCTGGTGATGATGAAGTTTGTCTGCAAGCTCACCAAGGAGTATGACATCAAGACCATTGTCTCGATGAACCCGATCATGATCGACGGAACCGGCATGTGCGGCGGCTGCCGCCTGACGGTCGGCGGTGAGACCAAATTTGCCTGTGTCGACGGGCCGGACTTTGACGGCCATCTCGTTGATTTTGACGAGGCGCTGCACCGCGGCAGCATGTACCGCGAATTTGAACAGCATGCCCGCGAGGCTGAGTGCGAGCTGCTCAAAAAGGAGGTGCGCTGA